Proteins from a single region of Mucilaginibacter daejeonensis:
- a CDS encoding SGNH/GDSL hydrolase family protein: MMKPKRLFLLGDSISLQYGTDLQKFLGNDYVIERKTGDSLAFVNLDLPVGSNGGDSRMVLKYLRTRVNDPSFDPDLFVLNCGLHDVKKDPKTGRPAVEEKDYRSNLEQIYTLINQKKIPMIWIRTTGIIDSIHRRNKGFNRFNKDIKRYNEIADEVFTARKVPEIDLYTFTEAQGNDRFVDHAHYTPAIRKLQAAYIAGSIELWKQKVEPAIK; encoded by the coding sequence ATGATGAAGCCTAAGCGGCTATTCCTTTTGGGCGATAGCATTTCGCTTCAATATGGCACTGATCTGCAAAAGTTTTTAGGGAACGACTATGTGATCGAACGCAAGACGGGCGATTCCTTGGCATTCGTTAACCTTGATCTTCCGGTAGGTTCTAACGGGGGCGACTCCCGTATGGTGCTCAAATACCTGCGTACCAGGGTAAATGATCCCTCGTTTGACCCAGACCTTTTTGTACTCAATTGTGGTTTGCACGACGTGAAAAAAGATCCGAAGACCGGTAGACCTGCTGTAGAAGAAAAAGATTATCGGAGTAACCTTGAGCAAATTTACACCCTGATCAATCAAAAGAAGATCCCGATGATCTGGATCAGGACCACCGGCATCATTGATTCCATCCACCGCCGGAACAAAGGGTTTAACCGATTTAATAAAGACATTAAGCGATACAATGAGATCGCCGATGAGGTGTTCACGGCACGTAAAGTACCCGAGATAGACCTTTACACCTTCACCGAGGCCCAGGGAAACGACCGTTTTGTTGACCACGCCCACTACACACCAGCTATCCGCAAACTACAGGCTGCCTATATAGCCGGCTCTATTGAACTATGGAAGCAAAAGGTTGAACCCGCTATTAAATAA
- a CDS encoding glycoside hydrolase family 28 protein — MKINVKRLAAMVALTVAAFTASAKDLLITDYGAKADGRTDNTASIQKAIDECSTKGGGKVIVPGGEFLSRGLSLRNNVNLHLYAGAKISAIANGAKYPSLVFADEVQNVSVTGQGTLFGNGGKFPIGEEAAGRPYILYFKNCKNVLVEDVHLLHSAAWTLRLFGSEHVMVRGVSIYSHANFNNDGIDIDGKDIIITGCNIDSGDDAICLKNEDPSKRVTENISITNCIAASNCNLIKMGTGSIGGFKNISISNCTLRRATESPFHKWAEKADHFIDQEITGISGIALEVVDGGALDQVTISNITMTGVQTPILMRLGSRKNPTGSFRNVIISNITATCHSRMSSMIAGVEGFDVQNVTLRDIMVNSVGGGTRQDADRKVPEKDQEYPENRMFGWTLPASGLFIRHASNIHIDNFQVRLANPDVRPALYLDDVKQLKATNIKVDGNYITDRSVYKANAVNCSINP, encoded by the coding sequence ATGAAAATAAATGTAAAACGCTTGGCGGCTATGGTAGCGCTTACGGTGGCAGCATTTACCGCGTCAGCTAAAGATCTTTTGATCACCGACTATGGCGCCAAGGCCGATGGCCGGACAGATAATACTGCGTCCATACAAAAAGCGATCGATGAATGCAGCACTAAAGGTGGCGGCAAAGTAATAGTGCCCGGCGGCGAGTTCTTATCAAGAGGACTCTCACTGCGCAATAACGTGAACCTCCACCTTTATGCCGGAGCCAAGATCAGCGCTATTGCCAATGGGGCCAAATACCCGAGTTTGGTATTTGCGGACGAGGTACAGAACGTATCGGTGACCGGTCAGGGGACGCTTTTCGGTAACGGTGGCAAGTTCCCCATCGGGGAGGAAGCCGCTGGTCGCCCGTACATCCTGTATTTCAAGAATTGCAAAAATGTATTGGTAGAGGATGTTCATCTGTTGCATTCAGCCGCTTGGACGTTGCGCCTGTTCGGTAGCGAGCATGTGATGGTGAGAGGCGTGTCCATCTACTCGCATGCTAACTTTAACAACGATGGTATCGATATAGATGGTAAGGACATCATTATCACAGGTTGTAACATCGACTCGGGTGATGATGCCATTTGCCTGAAAAACGAGGACCCCAGCAAACGAGTCACCGAGAATATATCCATCACTAACTGTATCGCTGCATCTAATTGTAACCTGATCAAAATGGGCACCGGTTCGATCGGTGGCTTCAAAAATATCTCGATCAGTAATTGCACTTTACGCCGAGCAACAGAATCACCATTTCATAAATGGGCCGAAAAAGCTGATCACTTCATTGACCAGGAAATTACCGGAATATCCGGCATCGCCCTTGAGGTCGTAGATGGCGGCGCTTTGGACCAGGTGACCATATCCAACATCACCATGACAGGTGTGCAAACGCCTATACTGATGCGGTTGGGTAGTCGTAAAAATCCTACCGGCAGCTTCAGGAACGTCATCATCTCTAACATTACTGCCACCTGCCATAGCCGCATGTCGAGCATGATCGCTGGGGTGGAAGGTTTCGATGTGCAGAACGTGACCTTACGGGATATTATGGTCAACAGTGTTGGTGGCGGTACCCGCCAGGACGCTGACCGCAAAGTGCCTGAGAAGGACCAGGAATACCCGGAGAACCGCATGTTCGGCTGGACCTTGCCCGCATCAGGGCTATTTATACGCCATGCCAGCAACATCCATATCGATAATTTCCAGGTCAGGTTGGCTAACCCGGACGTTCGCCCAGCCTTATATCTCGATGATGTAAAGCAACTCAAGGCGACCAATATCAAGGTTGATGGTAATTACATTACCGACAGATCAGTGTACAAGGCCAACGCGGTCAATTGTTCCATAAATCCATAA
- a CDS encoding glycoside hydrolase family 97 protein, producing the protein MKRTTYHTISRRILQLSAPTDRKRVMHQIKLFTIIALLTLSYRAQAQGDKHYEITSPDHKLSVKIDAGERLLWSVKHDGTTVIEPSAIDLQLQGQLLGSRVKVSRATKTDVNKVIDTKLYKKRIVNDHHQELVLDCKGGYQVQFRAYDQGVAYRFVLDQKGLVTVLSERSSYVFADDPQAIIPFIDPKRSAGDKYQTSFENTYTRVALSSMKKDSLAFLPLLVELADGKKAVITEADLEEYPGMYLKRSETPNSLTSEMAPYPQTEKRGGYNNVQSVITSRERFIAKISGKRNLPWRVIAVSAQDKDLLNNDLVYELASPSRVSNIGWIKPGKVAWDWWNDWNISKVDFRAGINTTTYKYYIDFAAANKLEYIMLDEGWSEKADIMKVIPDLNLQEIIDYGRSKNVGVWLWTGMYTVNEKMDEAYGHYAKMGIKGFKIDFINRDDQKMVGFYYRAAKKAAEHQLLVDFHGAYKPTGLNRTYPNVLNFEGVFGIESFKALRKEVDFPGYETLVPYIRMLAGPLDHTPGAMRNATKKQYFTSYSMPMSQGTRCHQIALYITYEAPLNMMSDNPTVYMKEQESTDFIAAVPTVFDETIPLGGKVGEYTVVARRKGSTWFVAALNNWTARDIEVDLSPLGRSAFTAVIMQDGINADRDATDYKKQTITINPGSKIKVSLAPGGGWAARLNAIVK; encoded by the coding sequence ATGAAACGAACTACTTATCATACAATATCCAGGCGTATACTACAGCTTTCGGCACCTACCGACCGCAAGCGTGTGATGCATCAGATCAAGCTTTTCACCATTATCGCATTGCTTACGTTGAGCTACCGTGCACAGGCACAAGGCGACAAGCATTATGAAATAACTTCACCTGATCACAAGCTATCTGTCAAGATCGATGCCGGTGAGCGATTGCTTTGGTCGGTCAAACATGATGGCACCACGGTCATTGAACCTTCGGCCATTGATCTGCAACTGCAAGGTCAGCTTTTGGGTAGCCGGGTAAAAGTGTCACGCGCTACAAAGACCGATGTGAACAAGGTGATCGATACCAAGCTCTACAAAAAAAGAATTGTGAACGATCACCATCAGGAATTGGTACTCGACTGCAAAGGCGGCTACCAGGTGCAATTCAGGGCTTATGATCAGGGTGTTGCCTACCGCTTCGTGCTTGATCAAAAAGGCCTGGTGACGGTGTTGTCTGAACGGTCATCGTACGTATTCGCGGATGATCCCCAGGCAATCATCCCTTTCATCGATCCTAAACGTAGTGCTGGTGATAAGTACCAAACCTCGTTCGAAAATACCTATACCCGCGTGGCATTAAGTTCAATGAAGAAGGATTCGCTGGCCTTTTTACCCTTATTGGTCGAACTGGCTGATGGCAAAAAAGCGGTGATCACTGAAGCCGATCTGGAGGAATATCCGGGCATGTACCTTAAAAGAAGCGAAACACCTAACTCGCTTACCTCTGAAATGGCTCCATACCCTCAAACAGAGAAGCGCGGCGGATATAACAATGTACAGTCGGTGATCACAAGCCGGGAGCGATTTATCGCCAAGATCAGCGGCAAGCGAAACTTGCCGTGGCGTGTCATCGCCGTAAGCGCGCAAGACAAGGACCTGTTGAACAATGATCTGGTGTATGAGTTGGCCTCACCGTCACGTGTATCCAACATAGGCTGGATAAAACCCGGCAAGGTGGCCTGGGATTGGTGGAACGATTGGAATATCTCGAAGGTGGATTTCAGGGCCGGTATCAATACCACTACTTATAAGTACTACATTGATTTTGCCGCTGCTAATAAATTAGAATACATTATGCTTGATGAGGGATGGTCAGAGAAAGCGGACATTATGAAAGTGATCCCCGACCTGAACCTGCAAGAGATCATTGACTACGGACGAAGCAAGAATGTAGGCGTTTGGCTATGGACGGGCATGTACACCGTGAACGAGAAAATGGATGAGGCTTATGGTCACTATGCCAAAATGGGTATCAAAGGTTTTAAGATAGACTTTATCAACAGGGATGATCAAAAGATGGTGGGCTTCTATTATCGTGCCGCCAAAAAGGCCGCTGAGCATCAATTACTGGTCGATTTTCATGGAGCGTATAAACCCACCGGCTTGAACCGTACTTATCCCAATGTGCTTAATTTCGAAGGTGTGTTCGGAATCGAAAGCTTTAAAGCACTACGTAAGGAAGTGGACTTTCCGGGCTACGAGACCTTGGTGCCATATATCAGGATGCTGGCAGGTCCGCTGGATCATACACCTGGCGCCATGCGTAACGCTACCAAAAAGCAATACTTTACGTCGTACAGCATGCCGATGAGCCAAGGTACCCGCTGCCACCAGATCGCGCTATACATCACTTACGAGGCCCCGCTTAATATGATGTCTGACAATCCGACGGTTTACATGAAAGAACAGGAGTCGACCGACTTTATCGCCGCCGTTCCAACGGTTTTTGATGAGACCATACCGCTTGGCGGCAAGGTAGGCGAGTACACTGTGGTGGCACGCCGTAAGGGTAGCACCTGGTTCGTTGCGGCGCTCAATAATTGGACGGCACGTGATATCGAGGTGGACCTCTCGCCGTTAGGCAGATCAGCTTTCACCGCAGTGATCATGCAAGACGGTATCAATGCCGACCGTGACGCTACCGACTATAAAAAACAGACCATCACTATAAACCCAGGCAGCAAGATCAAGGTAAGCCTGGCACCGGGCGGCGGTTGGGCCGCGCGTTTAAATGCTATAGTTAAATGA
- a CDS encoding hybrid sensor histidine kinase/response regulator transcription factor encodes MYSGTFRGLSFCSALCSLLLLLLTGCGHGKKDHEYRIGFSQCIGSDMWRQTMLQEMKMELSLHPGAKFIYKDADGDNNRQIEQVNEMLKEGVDILIISPNEAEPLTPVVEKVYNSGIPVVVLDRKTSTQQYTAYVGADNYQVGKIAGEYIASLSDSPIDLAEITGLAGSSPAMERERGFMDGIAGKANVKLKVKVHGNWLRSVAISQLDKVKDQLKDVNYIFAHNDVMAAGARAFLNQLAPHRPIKIVGVDALPGQGGGLQMVSDGVLNASLLYPTGGKEAIETAFHILNNEPFNKLNIMQSLAIDSANVQLMKLQWNRINSQQHDIESQRSLLQEQRIVYNNQKIIMNIIVITLVLAIVFGGLAFFSLIENRKANRSLEAKNQEILAQRNQLVEMSAKADAANEAKFNFFTNISHEFRTPLTLILSPLDEMLKDDGKHGSENRSLKVIQQNAFRLLGLVNQLLDYRKLEYDNQKVKVSENDIVGFARKITDSFRHHAQKLNVNMIVTNEAKVIKSWFDPLMLDKVFFNLIANALKFSNQKGTVRINIRKDQDKAVLIEVQDNGLGMSREDAEQVFDQFYQADHAPILGSGIGLTLTKQIVTLHHGTIEVKSEKWRGSTFTVSLPLGHAHFSDSQLLHQTPVLPDVAERSRTYTADLDQLPDVAKGDVLSKPKEYSVLIVEDNPDLLHYLEEKLSEHFEIYKAANGISALQSAIERVPDLIISDVVLPELSGKGLCERLKSDFRTSHIPVILLTAQNSLEQQISGIHAMADAYLTKPFDIGYLLATMQGLIKNRMKLKERFTSDNESSEKAPIAKTLDHKFVNDFLGIVEQNLGNENFDVEEICSLLSISRVQLYRKVKALLGCSVADYILNRRLKRAKYLLTNSNKSIAEITYEIGFSNPNYFSTVFKSKYNSTPSEFRRQHLISS; translated from the coding sequence ATGTATTCAGGCACTTTCAGAGGGCTGAGCTTTTGCTCCGCTTTATGTTCGCTTTTATTGCTATTGCTCACAGGATGCGGCCACGGGAAAAAGGATCATGAATATAGGATCGGTTTTTCGCAATGCATCGGTTCTGATATGTGGAGACAAACCATGCTGCAGGAAATGAAGATGGAGTTGTCTCTGCATCCCGGAGCAAAGTTTATTTATAAGGATGCCGATGGCGACAACAACAGACAGATCGAGCAAGTGAACGAGATGTTGAAGGAAGGGGTAGATATTTTGATCATCTCTCCTAACGAAGCTGAGCCGCTTACGCCTGTCGTTGAAAAGGTATACAATAGTGGTATACCGGTTGTTGTGCTCGACCGTAAAACATCGACGCAACAATACACAGCCTACGTTGGAGCCGATAATTACCAAGTAGGCAAAATAGCGGGTGAATACATAGCTTCCTTATCTGACAGCCCTATTGATCTTGCAGAGATCACAGGCTTGGCAGGCTCATCTCCGGCAATGGAACGCGAGCGTGGGTTTATGGATGGTATTGCCGGGAAAGCGAACGTCAAACTGAAAGTGAAGGTACACGGCAACTGGCTGCGCAGTGTTGCCATCAGCCAGTTGGACAAAGTAAAAGATCAGCTTAAGGACGTTAATTACATTTTTGCGCACAATGATGTAATGGCAGCAGGTGCACGAGCATTTTTAAACCAGCTTGCCCCGCACAGGCCTATCAAGATCGTTGGTGTGGATGCCTTGCCCGGCCAGGGTGGCGGATTGCAAATGGTATCGGATGGTGTATTGAATGCGAGTTTGCTTTACCCTACAGGCGGCAAAGAGGCTATCGAAACTGCTTTTCATATACTTAACAATGAGCCGTTCAACAAGCTAAATATCATGCAATCCTTGGCGATCGACTCGGCCAATGTACAACTAATGAAACTGCAATGGAACCGTATCAACAGCCAGCAGCATGATATTGAGAGCCAGCGCAGCTTGCTACAGGAACAAAGAATCGTTTACAACAACCAGAAGATCATAATGAATATTATAGTGATCACGCTGGTGCTGGCCATCGTTTTTGGAGGGCTAGCCTTTTTCTCGCTTATTGAAAACCGTAAGGCCAATCGCAGCCTTGAGGCTAAAAATCAAGAGATACTGGCCCAACGTAACCAGTTGGTAGAAATGTCGGCCAAAGCCGATGCAGCGAACGAGGCTAAGTTCAATTTTTTCACCAACATTTCTCATGAGTTCCGTACGCCTTTAACTTTGATCCTTTCGCCGCTCGACGAAATGTTAAAAGATGATGGAAAACATGGATCAGAAAACAGATCGCTGAAGGTCATACAGCAAAATGCCTTCAGGCTACTTGGCCTGGTAAATCAGTTACTTGATTACCGTAAATTGGAATACGATAACCAAAAGGTTAAGGTCTCCGAAAACGACATAGTAGGCTTTGCACGGAAAATTACCGACAGTTTCAGGCATCATGCACAAAAACTTAACGTCAATATGATCGTGACCAACGAAGCTAAAGTGATCAAAAGCTGGTTTGATCCACTGATGCTGGATAAGGTATTTTTTAACCTCATTGCCAATGCACTCAAATTCAGTAACCAAAAGGGGACCGTAAGAATCAATATACGCAAGGATCAGGACAAAGCCGTTCTGATAGAAGTGCAGGATAATGGCTTAGGCATGAGCAGGGAAGATGCCGAGCAGGTGTTTGACCAGTTTTACCAGGCCGACCATGCGCCTATTTTAGGTTCAGGTATAGGATTAACCCTAACCAAACAGATCGTTACCCTTCATCATGGAACGATCGAGGTAAAAAGTGAGAAGTGGAGGGGCAGCACCTTCACAGTATCGCTACCGTTGGGTCATGCCCATTTTTCGGATAGCCAATTGCTACACCAAACCCCTGTTTTACCGGATGTAGCAGAAAGATCAAGAACATATACGGCAGATCTGGATCAGCTTCCCGACGTTGCTAAAGGGGATGTACTAAGCAAGCCCAAGGAATACTCTGTACTCATTGTCGAAGATAACCCCGATCTGTTACACTATCTGGAAGAGAAACTGAGTGAACATTTTGAAATTTATAAAGCGGCGAACGGCATATCGGCTCTGCAATCGGCTATCGAGCGGGTACCCGACCTGATCATTTCTGACGTGGTTTTACCGGAATTATCAGGCAAGGGGCTTTGTGAAAGATTAAAATCAGACTTCCGCACGTCACATATTCCTGTCATTTTGCTTACCGCACAGAACAGCTTAGAACAACAAATTTCGGGCATACATGCGATGGCAGATGCATATCTTACCAAGCCATTTGATATCGGTTATTTGCTGGCCACCATGCAAGGTTTAATTAAGAACCGGATGAAACTGAAAGAGCGTTTTACAAGTGATAATGAATCAAGCGAAAAGGCACCTATTGCCAAAACGCTTGACCATAAATTTGTTAACGATTTTTTAGGCATTGTTGAACAAAATCTAGGCAACGAAAACTTTGACGTCGAAGAGATATGTAGCTTGCTCAGCATTTCGCGGGTGCAACTTTACCGAAAGGTTAAAGCGCTTCTAGGCTGTAGCGTGGCGGATTATATCCTTAACCGTAGACTCAAACGAGCTAAATACTTACTGACCAATAGCAACAAATCAATAGCCGAGATCACTTACGAGATCGGCTTTTCTAATCCTAATTATTTTTCTACAGTGTTTAAATCTAAATATAACAGCACTCCATCAGAGTTTAGGAGGCAGCATCTGATCTCGTCGTAA
- a CDS encoding rhamnogalacturonan acetylesterase, whose amino-acid sequence MKKNQLSLSLLLAGLCFILFSFIKADKPTVYLVGDSTVAGGWGKFIAQYFDTTKVSIQNRAVSGTSSRTFYTGVFHDPIVAKKGMWKPLVAQLKRGDVVFIQFGHNDDSPVNDTLRARGSLRGIGNDSITVHNHFTRSPEVVHTYGWYLSRMVDEAKSKGATEVVCSPVPKNVWKDGKMGRVSDTYGKWSKEIADSKKALFLDLNNILADRYEKEGQDASNKYFIADRVHPTTEGAMAGASVVIDYIRNNSGLKIREYLK is encoded by the coding sequence ATGAAAAAGAACCAATTATCTCTAAGCTTGCTGTTGGCAGGCCTGTGTTTTATCCTTTTTTCGTTCATCAAGGCCGATAAGCCCACCGTTTACCTGGTAGGCGATTCTACCGTGGCAGGCGGATGGGGCAAGTTCATTGCCCAATATTTTGATACCACCAAGGTAAGCATTCAAAACAGGGCCGTATCAGGTACCAGTAGCCGTACTTTTTATACAGGTGTATTTCACGACCCTATTGTAGCCAAAAAAGGCATGTGGAAACCTTTGGTAGCGCAACTAAAACGTGGCGATGTGGTGTTTATTCAGTTCGGCCATAACGATGATAGCCCTGTAAATGATACGCTGCGGGCAAGAGGCAGCTTGAGAGGGATAGGCAATGATTCGATCACGGTGCATAACCACTTTACCCGATCACCTGAAGTGGTGCACACGTATGGTTGGTACCTGAGCCGCATGGTGGATGAAGCCAAAAGTAAAGGTGCTACAGAAGTGGTGTGTTCGCCTGTGCCCAAGAACGTTTGGAAAGATGGCAAGATGGGCAGGGTTAGCGACACTTACGGCAAATGGAGCAAGGAAATAGCTGATAGCAAAAAGGCATTGTTCCTGGACCTGAATAATATACTAGCCGACAGGTATGAGAAAGAAGGCCAGGACGCCTCCAACAAATATTTCATCGCCGATCGTGTACATCCCACTACCGAAGGAGCAATGGCAGGAGCATCGGTCGTGATCGACTACATTAGGAATAATAGCGGGCTAAAGATCAGGGAGTATCTTAAATAA
- a CDS encoding right-handed parallel beta-helix repeat-containing protein: MANYTLKIMGMVMLLLCLLNSVFAQETISITAFGANPNTYTDATPALSRALSYCRGKTNVTIQFPKGRYDLYPREGQGSSSTIGMNLFKQNGTTIDGGDSEFIFHGNMQIANVDSSNNVTLRNFSVDWDRPFTSQGQIAAVTDTCIDVKIDRSAYPYQIESDTIKFTGEGWKYPVSKMYGTLYDKVTKEVVYNTWDAPLGDIFQSKAEQLPGGMVRFHGKTNFKPEVGTYVALYHIRYGTVGIYIKNSKNVLLQDMKIYYALGFGIRAERTENLTMKNASICVNDQKGRVFSCTADATNFVNCKGVIKVDNCAHTGQGDDFINLHGRNMAILKVIDQNTMLLKDSRLTTAGDSVWFINKATAQRSVPHVVGSIKKDKDGSVLTFTTSVPTNISGGDFMENKTWTAGLELRNCKILKRNRARGILVTTPKRVVIENNYFRTAGTAILIEGDLSFWFESGATTNVQIRNNLFDNCLTSGNKHGNRGEWGEAVISITPSHQPQNDKSEPYHQNIHIVNNQFKVFDAPLVRAVSVRGLRFDNNRISKTDKYRPYTWQRSALLLDGCREVEIMGNKIDEKYTTRDVAITHMQNLDVTISDGLFKLNLNVSR, from the coding sequence ATGGCGAACTATACACTTAAAATAATGGGCATGGTCATGCTGCTGCTATGCCTGTTGAATAGCGTTTTCGCGCAGGAGACGATCAGTATCACGGCCTTTGGCGCTAACCCTAATACGTACACGGATGCTACACCCGCACTGAGCCGTGCATTAAGTTATTGCCGTGGGAAGACCAACGTGACCATCCAGTTCCCTAAAGGACGTTATGATCTTTATCCTCGTGAGGGACAGGGCAGTTCTTCCACCATTGGCATGAACCTGTTCAAGCAAAACGGTACCACGATAGATGGCGGTGACTCAGAATTCATCTTCCATGGTAACATGCAGATCGCCAATGTTGATTCGAGTAATAACGTCACGTTGCGCAATTTTTCGGTGGATTGGGATCGCCCGTTCACGTCGCAGGGCCAGATAGCCGCCGTTACTGATACTTGTATCGATGTTAAGATAGACCGGAGCGCCTATCCCTACCAAATAGAAAGCGATACGATCAAATTTACGGGCGAAGGCTGGAAATACCCGGTATCGAAAATGTACGGAACGCTGTATGACAAAGTGACCAAAGAAGTGGTATATAACACTTGGGATGCTCCGCTGGGCGATATCTTTCAAAGCAAGGCTGAGCAATTGCCGGGAGGAATGGTGAGGTTCCATGGCAAAACCAACTTTAAGCCGGAAGTGGGCACTTATGTGGCCTTATACCATATTCGTTATGGTACGGTAGGCATATACATCAAAAACAGCAAGAACGTACTCTTACAGGATATGAAGATCTATTATGCGCTGGGTTTCGGCATCAGGGCCGAGCGTACTGAGAACTTGACCATGAAGAACGCCTCCATATGTGTGAACGATCAGAAGGGCAGGGTGTTCAGTTGTACTGCCGATGCCACCAACTTTGTGAATTGTAAAGGCGTGATCAAGGTCGATAACTGTGCGCATACCGGCCAAGGTGATGATTTTATCAACCTTCACGGGCGCAATATGGCTATCCTTAAGGTCATTGATCAGAATACCATGTTGCTTAAAGATTCCCGTTTGACCACCGCGGGCGACAGCGTCTGGTTCATCAATAAGGCTACTGCACAGCGGAGTGTGCCTCATGTGGTCGGTTCGATCAAAAAGGACAAAGATGGCAGTGTGCTCACGTTCACGACTTCTGTACCCACCAACATCAGCGGCGGCGATTTTATGGAAAATAAGACCTGGACCGCTGGGCTGGAACTTCGAAATTGTAAGATCTTGAAAAGGAACCGCGCCCGGGGGATATTGGTGACCACCCCAAAACGTGTAGTGATCGAGAACAATTATTTCCGTACCGCTGGCACGGCCATACTTATTGAGGGAGATCTTAGCTTTTGGTTCGAATCAGGAGCGACAACTAACGTCCAGATCAGGAATAACCTATTTGACAACTGCCTTACCTCGGGCAATAAGCATGGGAACCGTGGCGAGTGGGGGGAGGCTGTGATCAGTATCACCCCATCGCACCAACCGCAAAATGATAAGAGCGAACCCTATCATCAAAACATCCACATCGTTAACAATCAATTCAAAGTATTTGATGCGCCATTAGTGAGAGCGGTCTCTGTACGAGGACTGCGTTTTGATAACAACCGCATCAGCAAGACCGATAAATATCGACCGTACACTTGGCAACGATCAGCATTGCTATTGGATGGTTGCCGCGAGGTGGAAATAATGGGCAACAAGATCGATGAGAAGTACACCACTCGAGACGTGGCGATAACTCACATGCAAAATTTAGATGTGACCATATCTGATGGGCTATTTAAGTTGAACCTGAATGTTAGCCGATGA